In the genome of Candidatus Margulisiibacteriota bacterium, the window CCAGCAGTTCGGCCTGGTTGAAGCCCCGCTCCCGGCGCCGTTTATGATGCAGCGGCACGGGGATGATCGCCTCGACCTCCGCCATTTTCAGGCCGGGCGCCTGGCTGACGTACTGGACCAGCAGCACGCCGAGCGGCTCCGCCAGGTTTTTCCGCTTGTTGAACTTGAACCGGTGGATCGCCTCTTTCAGCGCGCCGTCGTAGACCGCGGCCGAATAAACGCCGAGCTGGGGATTCAGGAACTTGATCTGTCCGAAACAAGCGGGGCACAGCGCGTCCCGGCCGGGCCGGCGGCAAACCTCGCATTTAGGCGGGAAGATCAGGTCGAGCAGCGGCTTTATCATTGCCATAAATTATAGCATATGTTATGATAACGCCAACATGACCTGGGACGACATCCTCGAATTGATGGGTCAAGGCGAAGGCCAGTCGGTCGAGTTCGAAAAGAGCATCCCTGCCGCAGACGATATCGCCCGCGAACTGGTCGCTTTCTCCAATGCCGACGGCGGCAAGATCATCTACGGCATCGACGACAAGAACCAGCACCTGGTCGGCGTCGAGATCGACAACCGCTTTGAGGACTGGATCAAAGAGACCGGCAAGAACCACTGCTCCCCCGCGATCTCTCCCGCCATTGACGTGATCAATCGGTCCGATAAAAAGATCGTGGTCATCACCGTCCCCGAAGGTCTCGATAAGCCGTACAAATCGGACGAGATCTGTTATGTCCGCGACGGCAGCCTTTCCCGGCCGGCCAAGGAGAACGAGGAACAGGAGATGACCAACCCGTGGTCCGGCAAGGGGCTGAACAAGCGGCAGATCCGCGCCCTGCAGCTGATGAACGAGCACGGGGCGATCAGCAATCGCGAGTATCGCGAGGCGTTCAACGTCTCGCACAAGACGGCGCACCTGGAACTGACGATGCTGGAGGATAAAAGGTTGGCTAAGTCCGAGGGAGCCGGCCGTTCCACCCGCTACATCATGGTCCCGCAAGCCGCTTGAGTGTGATATAATCTCCCCTGTTTGCAAACAGAAAGGAAAGTGTCAATGAGAAAACCGATCATGGCCGGAAACTGGAAGATGTACAAGACCCCGACCGAAGCCGCCGATTTCGTTATCGCCCTCGCCCCCCTGGTTAAAGACGTCCACGAGACGACCATGCTCCTGTGCGCCCCTTTCACCGCCCTGCAAAAACTGAGCGAAGCCGCCGTCGGCACCAACATCGCCGTCGGCGCGGAAAACCTGTACTGGGAGGACGAAGGGGCGTTCACCGGCGAGATCTCCGGCCCGATGCTCAAGGCGGTCGGCTGCACCTACGTGATCATCGGCCACTCCGAGCGGCGCCAGTATTTCGGCGAGACCGACGAAACGGTCAACAAGAAGCTGTTCGCGGCGATCAAGCACCGCCTGCTGCCGATCGTTTGTGTTGGCGAGACATTGGCCCAGCGGGAAAAGGGCGAAACCTTCAAAGTGATCGAGGAGCAGGTCAAAGGCGCCTTCCAGGGAGTGACCGACAACCACTGGAAATCAGTTGTCGTCGCTTACGAACCGGTCTGGGCGATCGGGACCGGCAAGACGGCAACCCCGGCGCAAGCCCAGGAAGTCCACGCTTTCATTAGAAAGTTATTGCCCAAGGATGTTGCCAATGACATTCGGATCCTGTACGGCGGCTCGGTCAAACCGGAAAATGTTAAGGAATTAATGGCCCAGCCCGACATCGACGGCGGCTTGGTCGGCGGGGCGAGCCTCAAAGTCGACAGCTACGTTAAGCTGGTAAAATAAAGAAAGGGGTAAATAAAATGGCAAAGAAACTGTACGAAGAGCTTGGACTGGTCAACACGCGGGAAATGTTCCAGAAGGCGATGGCGGGGAAGTACGCGATCCCGGCGTATAACTTTAACAATATGGAGCAGCTGCAGGCGATCATCGGCGGCTGCGCGGAGAGCAATTCTCCGGTCATCGTCCAGGTCTCTTCCGGCGCCCGCAAGTACGCGAACCAGACCCTGCTCCGTTACATGGCGCAAGGCGCGGTCGCGCTGTGCCGCCAGGACCTCAAGTCCAATATCCCGATCGCTCTCCACCTTGATCACGGCGACACTTTCGAGCTCTGCAAATCGTGCATCGAATACGGTTTTTCTTCGGTCATGATCGACGGCTCCGCCCACACTTACGAGGACAACATCAAGCTGACCAAGCAGGTGGTGGAATACGCCCACCAGTATGACGTCACCGTTGAAGGCGAGCTCGGCGTCCTGGCCGGGATCGAGGACGAGGTCAAGGCGGAAAAGCACACCTATACCGACCCGAACCAAGTCGAGGATTTCGTCAAACGGACCGGCGTCGATTCCCTGGCCATCTCGATCGGCACGTCGCACGGCGCCTACAAATTCAAGCTCAAGCCGGGCGAATCGGTCCCCCCGCTCCGCTTCGACATCCTGGCGGAGGTCGAGAAACGGCTGCCCGGCTTCCCGATCGTCCTGCACGGCGCCTCGTCGGTCGTCCAGGAGTACGTCGCCATGATCAACAAGTTCGGCGGCAAGATGGACAACGCCGTCGGCGTTCCCGAAGAGCAGCTGCGCCAGGCAGCCAAATCCGCCGTCTGCAAGATCAATATCGACAGCGACGGCCGCCTGGTCATGACCGCGATCATCCGCAAGGTCTTCGCGGAGCAGCCGTCGGAGTTCGACCCGCGCAAATATCTCGGCCCGGCCCGCGAGGAACTGAAGAAGCTGATCATCGCCAAGAACACGAACGTTCTGGGATCGGCGGGAAAGGCGTAAAAAGATGAAGGTCAAGTTTCAGGGCAAAGAAATAAATATTAAACGGATCGGGATCCTGACCGGCGGCGGCGACTGCGCCGGCCATAACGCGGTGATCGTCGGCTTGATGCGGCGGATCAACCAGGCCAACCTCACCCTCCCCAAAGACGAGCAAATGGAACTGGTCGGCCTCCTCGAGGGTTGGAAATCTTTGACCCGCGATCCGGGGACAGAATTCGATAAGATCGTTAAACCATTAAACCTGACGGATATTGAAGAATCATTTGCGGTCGCCGGCACGATCCTCAAGTCTTCCCGTACCAACCTCTTCTCTAAAGCGAACATGGAAGCCAAGATGCCGGAAAAAGCGATGGAAGCCTTAAAAAAACTGAAGATCGACTGTCTTTGTGTCCTGGGCGGCGACGACACCCTGGGCGCGGCTGGAAAACTAGGCCAACAGTTCGTCTTCCCGATGTTCGGCGCCCCCAAGACGATGGACAACGACGTCTACGGGACCGAAATGACCTACGGCTTTGAGTCCGCCGTCGAAGAATCAGTCCACTTTATCGAGAATATCCGGACCACCGCCGAATCCCACAACCGCTGTTTTGTCGTTGAACTCCTGGGTCGGCACGCCGGCTGGGTCGCCATGTGGGCCGGGATCGCCGGCGGCGCCGAAGTCACCCTCCTCCCCGAAGAGGTCCTCGACATGGAGGTCGTGATCAAGCAGGTGGAAAAATCGATCCGTGTCAAACAGCATTGCATTGTCGTCGTCTCCGAGGGAGTACGGCTGTTCGATACCCGCTACCCGGAAGCGATCAACAAGAAACACGAGAAGATGCTGGCGACCGTCATTGCGGACCCGAAGTACGCGCTGGTCAAAGCGCGGCATGAGATGCCGAAGAAGAAAGACTCGTTCGGCAACGAGCAGCTCGGCGGGATCGGCGAATATATCTTCGCCATCCTGGAAAAACACACCAAGGGGTTTGAATACCGCTACCAGAACTGCGGCCACGCCATCCGCGGCGGCGTTGCCCACGTCATGGACCGGATCCTCGGCCTGCGCTACGGCGACGCGATCTTTAATTTCCTGAAAGAAGGCGTTTTTGGGGTCTATCCGGGGCTGGAGAACGACACGATCATGTCGCGCAATCTGTTAGACGTTAAAGGCGGCCGCTTCGTGCCGCAGGACCACCAGCTCTACGGAATGCGCAACGCCGCGGATTATTATTGAACCTGCAATTTAGCCGCGTTTTTGCCGATATATATTCGGTATGTGCCCGATCAAGGCCGTCAGGCCTGATATTATTACCTGTAGGCATATCGACCTTGCTCCCCCTACAAGGCCGGCCCAGACTTTACGGAACCTGATAATCTCTGGACAGGGATTGAAAGCGGTAACGGAACATGGCTGGGAGCAATTCCGGCCCACTCTCCTCTCTATCAGTTATAGTGAACTATTACGCGCCCAACTACCCAGGATCGCTTCGTTCCAATTGCCGCTCCCGGCAAACCGGCCGCTTGGCCAGGTAGCAGCCGCTTCCGCCGAAAAGGCAGCCGACCGCCTGGGGACAGACCTTATTGCCCGCTACCCCTTTAATGGGAAAGACCCTTTTTATAGTTTTGCCGAACCGAACAAGTACTGGATCTGCGGTAAAGAAAAAGGACAAGAATTCCCCTTAACCCGGATCTATCTTGGCCAAAAAGCGCAGTTCGTAAGCGAAGTCTTTACCAGGCTTTTCACGGAGTTAAAAAAACGTGGCTGCCTCAGCCGCCTCGACCTGGCCCTGAACCGTGATGAAAGCTTTGATCCGGATGGCCCTGTTTTACTTAACAACGCGATCATCATCTACGTCATGAAGAGCGATCTGGCTGTCATGCGAAATATTTGCTTGGCTATCGCCGCTGCCGAGGTCGACCTTGGCTTGAGCGCTGCTGAGCGCGCGCACTTGACCGAGGACAATATCCGCGACTTTATGGTCCCGCTTGCCGATACCGTGGCTTTTGTCGAAATGCCGGGGAATAACAGTTATCACGCCGACGCCCGCAATTATCTCTTCAAACATTTATTCGGCCGGCCTCCTTACATGGGAAAACTGAGCCTGACGGAGATCCAGCGCGAATTTGACCGCTGGTCGCCAGCCGATCCCGGCTTGATGCGGGGAAAATTCTTCGAAAAATTGGAATGCCGCCGCAAATACCTGCCGGCGCTGGTGTTTTAAGCGGAGTTACGTCGCCAGCATGTTGGCCAGCTTGTAGGCGGCCATGTCGATCTTCTTCTTGCGGCGGGCAATTTCGTCAACTGGTGTTTCGATGACCTTATCGGAAATAATGCCGACCATTAAGGCCGATTTGCCTTCGATCAACAGTTGAACGGCCCTCGCGCCCAGCTTGCAGGCGACTTCGCGGGAGAGCGCCGACGGCGCCCCGCCCCGCTGCATGTGGCCCAGGATGCTGACCCGGACGTCGAGCGTGGTCCGTTTGCGCAAGTGGACCGCCACCTCTTCCGCCTTGATCGCCCCTTCGGCCACCACGATGATAAAGCTCGATTTCCCCCGCTGCTGGCCGTAGCGGATCTTCTGGCCGATCGCGTCAATATTATAAGGGATCTCCGGGATAATGATCGCCTCTGCCCCGGCCGTCAGGCCGACATCAAGGGCGATAAAACCGTTGTTCCGCCCCATCACCTCAATGACAAAGACCCGTTCGTGGGAGGTAGCGGTATCGCGGATCTTGTCGATCGCCTCGAGCGCGGTGTTGACCGCCGTATCAAAGCCGATGCTGTAGTCGGTGCCGTAAATGTCGTTATCGATCGAAGCCGGAATATTGATCACCCGGGTCCCAAACTCCTTGTGAAGCTGGTAGGCGGCGCTGAGCGAACCGTCGCCGCCGATCACCACCAAGCCCTCAATGTTGTAGGCGCAGAGATTGTTAAACGCTTTTTTCCTGGCCGCTTTTTGCCGGAACTCCGGGCAGCGGTGGGTATGCAGGATCGTGCCGCCGTGGTTGATGATCCCGCTGACCGAGGAAAGCTCCATGTTGATGATCTTGTTATCGATCAAACCCTGCCAGCCCCGCTCGATCCCGTAGACCTTTAAGCCGTTGAAGATGGCTGTCCGGACCACCGCGCGAATGGCGGTGTTCATCCCCGGCGCGTCGCCGCCCGGCGTAATGACCCCGATCGTCTTGATTTTCTTGCTCATAGTTAGTATAGTATATGCTATGACGAGAAAAATCAAGATATTTGATACCACTTTGCGCGACGGCGAGCAGTGCCCGGGCGCTTCGCTGAACCCGGAAGAAAAACTGGAGATCGCCCGCCAACTGGCCAAGCTGGGCGTCGACACTATTGAGGCCGGCTTTGCCATTGCCTCGCCGGGCGATTTTGCCTCGGTCAAGCAGATCGCCGAGCAGATCAAGGGGCCGAGCATCTGCTCGCTCGCCCGCGCCAAAAAGGGCGATATCGACCGGGCCTGGGAAGCGGTCAAACATTCGGCCAAACCGATGATCCACGTTTTCCTGGCGACTTCGCCGATCCATATGGAAAAAAAACTGCGGATGACGCCGGAGCAGGTCTATGAAACGGCGGTCAAGATGGTCAAACACGCCCGGTCGCTATGCCCCAATGTCGAATTTTCCTGCGAGGACGCCGGCCGCTCGGACCACGCGTTCCTCTACAAGATCATCGGCGCGGTGA includes:
- a CDS encoding ComF family protein, producing the protein MIKPLLDLIFPPKCEVCRRPGRDALCPACFGQIKFLNPQLGVYSAAVYDGALKEAIHRFKFNKRKNLAEPLGVLLVQYVSQAPGLKMAEVEAIIPVPLHHKRRRERGFNQAELLAKVVGRYYDKPVINALERQKNTHAQFDLPRDARFANIREAFRVSVPRSVHNRKVMLLDDIYTTGSTVGECVRALKTAGAKRIEILTLSRAVE
- a CDS encoding class II fructose-bisphosphate aldolase, giving the protein MAKKLYEELGLVNTREMFQKAMAGKYAIPAYNFNNMEQLQAIIGGCAESNSPVIVQVSSGARKYANQTLLRYMAQGAVALCRQDLKSNIPIALHLDHGDTFELCKSCIEYGFSSVMIDGSAHTYEDNIKLTKQVVEYAHQYDVTVEGELGVLAGIEDEVKAEKHTYTDPNQVEDFVKRTGVDSLAISIGTSHGAYKFKLKPGESVPPLRFDILAEVEKRLPGFPIVLHGASSVVQEYVAMINKFGGKMDNAVGVPEEQLRQAAKSAVCKINIDSDGRLVMTAIIRKVFAEQPSEFDPRKYLGPAREELKKLIIAKNTNVLGSAGKA
- the pfkA gene encoding 6-phosphofructokinase is translated as MKTIGVITPGGDAPGMNTAIRAVVRTAIFNGLKVYGIERGWQGLIDNKIINMELSSVSGIINHGGTILHTHRCPEFRQKAARKKAFNNLCAYNIEGLVVIGGDGSLSAAYQLHKEFGTRVINIPASIDNDIYGTDYSIGFDTAVNTALEAIDKIRDTATSHERVFVIEVMGRNNGFIALDVGLTAGAEAIIIPEIPYNIDAIGQKIRYGQQRGKSSFIIVVAEGAIKAEEVAVHLRKRTTLDVRVSILGHMQRGGAPSALSREVACKLGARAVQLLIEGKSALMVGIISDKVIETPVDEIARRKKKIDMAAYKLANMLAT
- the tpiA gene encoding triose-phosphate isomerase; amino-acid sequence: MRKPIMAGNWKMYKTPTEAADFVIALAPLVKDVHETTMLLCAPFTALQKLSEAAVGTNIAVGAENLYWEDEGAFTGEISGPMLKAVGCTYVIIGHSERRQYFGETDETVNKKLFAAIKHRLLPIVCVGETLAQREKGETFKVIEEQVKGAFQGVTDNHWKSVVVAYEPVWAIGTGKTATPAQAQEVHAFIRKLLPKDVANDIRILYGGSVKPENVKELMAQPDIDGGLVGGASLKVDSYVKLVK
- a CDS encoding ATP-dependent 6-phosphofructokinase, producing MKVKFQGKEINIKRIGILTGGGDCAGHNAVIVGLMRRINQANLTLPKDEQMELVGLLEGWKSLTRDPGTEFDKIVKPLNLTDIEESFAVAGTILKSSRTNLFSKANMEAKMPEKAMEALKKLKIDCLCVLGGDDTLGAAGKLGQQFVFPMFGAPKTMDNDVYGTEMTYGFESAVEESVHFIENIRTTAESHNRCFVVELLGRHAGWVAMWAGIAGGAEVTLLPEEVLDMEVVIKQVEKSIRVKQHCIVVVSEGVRLFDTRYPEAINKKHEKMLATVIADPKYALVKARHEMPKKKDSFGNEQLGGIGEYIFAILEKHTKGFEYRYQNCGHAIRGGVAHVMDRILGLRYGDAIFNFLKEGVFGVYPGLENDTIMSRNLLDVKGGRFVPQDHQLYGMRNAADYY
- a CDS encoding RNA-binding domain-containing protein, encoding MTWDDILELMGQGEGQSVEFEKSIPAADDIARELVAFSNADGGKIIYGIDDKNQHLVGVEIDNRFEDWIKETGKNHCSPAISPAIDVINRSDKKIVVITVPEGLDKPYKSDEICYVRDGSLSRPAKENEEQEMTNPWSGKGLNKRQIRALQLMNEHGAISNREYREAFNVSHKTAHLELTMLEDKRLAKSEGAGRSTRYIMVPQAA